The genome window GGTGTAGATAAAGAACTTCACGGAAGCATAGATTCTTTGTTCCCCGCCCCATATACCGATGATAAAATACATCGGGATGAGCATTGCTTCCCAGAATATATAAAATAAGAAAAGATCAAGTGAGAGGAACACACCAAGCATACCCACTTCAAGCATTAGCATGAAAAAGGTAAACTCTTTAACCTTTACCTTTATATTATCCCAGGTTGCGAGCAGGGTAAGCGGGGTTAAAAAGGTTGTGAGCAGCACCAGAATAAGGGATAGACCGTCAATGCCAACCTTGTAGGAAATATTAAAATCAGAAATCCAGGGGAAGGTATGTACCATCTGGAATTCCTTAAATCCGTTTTTACCGTAATCAAAAAGATCAAGGATATATAACGAAACAATAAATGCCGCGATGGAGACTACAAGACCTGCTGTTCTGACGATACTATCCTTCCCTTTTGGGATAAACAGGATGGCCAGGGACCCCACCAGAGGAATCAGTATGAGAAGTGTTAAAATTGATTCGCTATTCATATTACAAACTTGTTATAATCCAAAATAGTGCGGTTAAAATTCCAAGCATCATCACGAGTGCATAAAACTGCGTGACGCCGGTCTGCATTCTTCTGATGACATCTGCTGATCTCAGGAAAAACGATGCTGTACCGTTCACAAGACCGTCAATCAGTTTTACATCTGCTACTTTCCAGAGCACTTTGTCCGAAAACTTTACCAAAGGATTGACTACGGTCGCGTCATACACTTCATCCACAAAATATTTGTTCAGGAGCAGGTTATACACTCCCTTAAAACGCGAGGCTGTCTGAGCCGCAATTTCCTGTCTTTTTGTATATATCGTGAGCGCCAGATAGATGGCTGAGCCTGCCAGAGCGACTGAAACTGCCATAAGGATCAGTTCCGTTGTATGAGAGTGGGTTCCGTGAGCTGAAAGCTTGGAAGCTGCCTGAGCAAAGACCGGTTCAAGCCAGCCATGAAACAAATTGCCATGAGCACCGGAAAAGACTTCCGGAATACCAATGAATCCGCCAATGATGCTCAGTACTGCAAGAATCATCAGAGGCACGGTCATAACAGCCGGTGATTCATGAGGATGAACATGATGATGATCAAAACGCTCTTTCCCGAAGAAAGTAAGGGATACCAGGCGGAACATATAGAAAGCGGTCATCAGAGCAGTAATAGCTCCGACCAGCCAGAATCCGAAACCGCCGTTGGCAAAAGAATACCAGAGAATCTCATCTTTTGAAAAGAAACCTGAAAAAGGAGGAATTCCCGCGATGGCAATCGCCGCAATCAGGAATGTGAGATATGTGCGGGGCATATATTTCTTCAGCCCTCCGTATTTCATAATATTCTGCTCTTCATGCATTCCATGGATCACAGAGCCGGCGCCAAGGAATAAAAGCGCCTTGAAGAACGCGTGGGTCATTACGTGAAAGATTCCAGCACTGAATGCACCGACACCAAGTGCAAGGAACATATATCCAAGCTGGCTCACTGTTGAATACGCCAGTACCTTTTTAATATCAGTCTGAACCAGGCCTATGGTGGCCGCAAAGAATGCAGTCAGAATTCCAATTACCGCAACTACATCCATCATTACGGCAGAAGAAGCAAAAATTACAGAAGTTCTTGCCACCATATATACACCGGCAGTCACCATCGTTGCAGCATGGATGAGTGCTGAAACCGGGGTTGGGCCGGCCATTGCATCAGGAAGCCAGACGTAAAGCGGAATCTGTGCTGATTTACCGGTTGCTCCTATAAAAAGGAAGAGCGCGATCATGGTGAACACAAACTCTGAAGTTCCACCCGCGGCTGCGGCCGGAAGCACTTCTGAAAATGTAAGGCTTCCGAACTCCATAAAGATCAAAAACATTCCGAGAAGGAATCCAAAGTCACCAATTCTGTTTACAACAAATGCTTTCTTGGCTGCATCCGCAACGGTACTTTTTTCAAATTTACGGTCATACCAGAATCCGATGAGGAGATACGAGCAGAGGCCCACACCTTCCCAGCCAAGGAAAAGAAGAAGGAAATTATCAGCGAGAATCAGATTCATCATCGCAAAGATGAAAAGGTTCAGATATGCAAAAAATCTCCAGAATCCTTTATCTCCGTGCATGTATCCGATGG of Ignavibacteriales bacterium contains these proteins:
- the nuoL gene encoding NADH-quinone oxidoreductase subunit L — protein: MIQLIYLTVLLPFVGFLINGLFGSKIKNEKVIGIIGSSAVGIPFVIAAGAFFELLALPAEQRTVIVTLFTWLKTGGLDISAAYQVDQLSIVMALVVTGVGFLIHIYSIGYMHGDKGFWRFFAYLNLFIFAMMNLILADNFLLLFLGWEGVGLCSYLLIGFWYDRKFEKSTVADAAKKAFVVNRIGDFGFLLGMFLIFMEFGSLTFSEVLPAAAAGGTSEFVFTMIALFLFIGATGKSAQIPLYVWLPDAMAGPTPVSALIHAATMVTAGVYMVARTSVIFASSAVMMDVVAVIGILTAFFAATIGLVQTDIKKVLAYSTVSQLGYMFLALGVGAFSAGIFHVMTHAFFKALLFLGAGSVIHGMHEEQNIMKYGGLKKYMPRTYLTFLIAAIAIAGIPPFSGFFSKDEILWYSFANGGFGFWLVGAITALMTAFYMFRLVSLTFFGKERFDHHHVHPHESPAVMTVPLMILAVLSIIGGFIGIPEVFSGAHGNLFHGWLEPVFAQAASKLSAHGTHSHTTELILMAVSVALAGSAIYLALTIYTKRQEIAAQTASRFKGVYNLLLNKYFVDEVYDATVVNPLVKFSDKVLWKVADVKLIDGLVNGTASFFLRSADVIRRMQTGVTQFYALVMMLGILTALFWIITSL